The following proteins are co-located in the Candidatus Nitrotoga sp. AM1P genome:
- the metH gene encoding methionine synthase gives MNRTPHLIERLLEQRILILDGAMGTMIQRYKLTEEHYRGIVAHDGDTRPRQSFADHPLDLKGNNDLLLLTQPQIIRGIHAEYLEAGADILETNTFNANSVSMADYQMEHLVYELNVAGAKLAREVCDEYENRVPGKPRFVAGVLGPTTRTASISPDVNDPGFRNINFDQLVEGYTEAIRGLLDGGADLLMVETIFDTLNAKAALFAIEQYFDLHNVRVPIMISGTITDASGRTLSGQTTEAFWNSLSHTKPLSIGLNCALGAELMRPYVEELSRVATTCVSAHPNAGLPNPLSETGYDESPEHTAMLVKEFATSGFLNIAGGCCGTTPAHIKAIAEALKGIPPRHIPELEKKCRLSGLEPFNIGDDSLFVNVGERTNVTGSKMFARLVLAGDYPTAVNVARQQVENGAQVIDINMDEAMLDSQLAMTKYLNLIASEPDISRVPLMIDSSKWSVIEAGLKCVQGKAIVNSISMKEGEAEFIKYAKLVRRYGAAAVVMAFDEQGQADTQQRKIEICQRSYDILVNQVGFPPEDIIFDPNIFAIATGIEEHNNYAVDFIDATRWIRKNLPYAKISGGVSNVSFSFRGNDAMREAIHTVFLYHAVQAGMNMGIVNAGQLGVYDEIPRDLREAVEDVVLNRRPDAGERLVVVAENVTGGAKVQMEDLAWRQGTVQERLTHALVRGINTYVVEDTEEARLQATYPVEVIEGALMTGMNVVGDLFGAGKMFLPQVVKSARVMKQAVAHLVPYIEAEKARSGDNKPKGKIVIATVKGDVHDIGKNIVTVVLQCNNFEVVNMGVMVPCQKILDTAREHNADMIGLSGLITPSLEEMAYVTKEMQRQGFTIPLLIGGATTSRVHTAVKIEPNYTSGVTVYVTDASRAVGVCNNLLSSTLHDSYVAGIKADYAKTRELHANKKPQGARYKLADARAHGLKTDWASYTPPKPSFIGVRALSDYSLAEISPYIDWTPFFQTWELSGRYPKILNDKVIGEAARNLFHDAQAMLKRIIDEKWLGANAVFGLFPANSINSDDIEIYTDESRSQVAMTWHNLRQQMVKPEDKPNLSLGDFIAPKESGVADYIGAFAVTTGIGIDERVAEFESKHDDYNSIMLKALADRLAEAFAELLHARVRREFWGYAADEQTSTEDLIDEKYRGIRPAPGYPACPDHTEKHALFELLDAPNKAGITLTESFAMLPTAAVSGFYFSHPQSQYFATAKADKDQIEDYAQRKGLSLEETERWLAPVLNYDA, from the coding sequence ATGAACCGTACACCCCATCTTATTGAACGTTTGCTGGAACAACGCATCCTTATTCTGGACGGTGCGATGGGAACGATGATTCAGCGATACAAGCTGACCGAGGAACACTATCGCGGCATAGTCGCGCATGATGGCGATACCAGACCTCGCCAGAGTTTCGCCGACCACCCGCTCGACCTCAAGGGTAACAATGACCTGCTGTTGCTGACGCAGCCGCAGATCATTCGTGGCATCCATGCAGAATACCTGGAAGCGGGCGCGGATATCCTTGAAACCAACACGTTCAACGCCAACTCCGTGTCGATGGCGGATTACCAGATGGAGCATTTGGTATATGAGTTGAACGTGGCTGGCGCAAAGCTGGCACGTGAGGTATGCGACGAATACGAAAACCGAGTGCCGGGCAAGCCCCGCTTTGTGGCGGGCGTGTTGGGGCCCACTACGCGTACCGCATCCATCTCCCCGGACGTAAACGATCCCGGTTTTCGCAACATCAATTTCGATCAGCTGGTGGAAGGCTATACTGAAGCCATTCGCGGCCTGCTGGATGGCGGAGCGGATCTGCTGATGGTGGAAACCATTTTCGATACGCTGAACGCCAAGGCCGCACTGTTCGCCATAGAGCAGTATTTCGATCTCCATAACGTGCGCGTTCCGATCATGATTTCCGGCACTATCACCGATGCTTCCGGGCGCACCTTGTCAGGCCAAACGACTGAAGCATTCTGGAATTCACTGTCCCATACCAAGCCGTTATCAATCGGTCTGAATTGTGCGCTGGGAGCGGAACTGATGCGCCCTTACGTCGAGGAATTGTCGCGCGTCGCCACCACTTGTGTAAGTGCGCATCCCAATGCCGGTTTGCCCAATCCACTGTCTGAAACCGGTTACGACGAATCGCCGGAACATACCGCCATGCTGGTTAAGGAATTTGCCACCAGCGGTTTCCTCAACATCGCGGGCGGCTGCTGCGGTACCACGCCAGCACACATCAAAGCGATTGCCGAGGCATTAAAAGGTATCCCCCCGCGCCACATTCCAGAGCTTGAAAAGAAGTGTCGGTTATCCGGTCTGGAGCCATTCAACATCGGTGATGATTCCTTGTTCGTGAACGTCGGAGAGCGCACCAACGTTACCGGTTCCAAAATGTTTGCACGCCTCGTCCTCGCGGGCGATTATCCGACAGCGGTCAACGTGGCACGACAGCAAGTAGAAAATGGCGCACAGGTTATCGACATCAACATGGATGAAGCGATGCTGGATTCGCAGCTTGCCATGACGAAGTACCTCAACCTGATTGCATCGGAGCCGGATATTTCACGTGTGCCGCTGATGATAGATTCGTCCAAGTGGTCGGTGATCGAAGCTGGGCTGAAATGCGTACAGGGTAAGGCCATCGTCAACTCGATCAGCATGAAAGAGGGCGAAGCCGAGTTCATCAAATATGCCAAACTGGTGCGCCGCTATGGTGCAGCGGCAGTCGTGATGGCATTTGACGAACAGGGACAGGCCGATACACAACAGCGCAAAATCGAAATTTGCCAGCGCAGCTATGACATTCTGGTGAATCAGGTCGGCTTTCCGCCGGAAGATATTATTTTCGACCCCAACATTTTCGCCATCGCCACCGGCATAGAAGAGCACAACAACTATGCGGTGGACTTCATTGATGCCACGCGCTGGATCAGGAAAAATCTGCCCTACGCAAAAATTAGCGGCGGCGTATCCAATGTATCGTTCTCATTCCGTGGCAACGACGCGATGCGCGAGGCTATCCACACCGTGTTTCTCTATCACGCGGTACAAGCCGGCATGAATATGGGGATCGTCAATGCCGGTCAGCTCGGCGTATATGATGAAATTCCCAGAGATTTGCGCGAGGCGGTGGAAGACGTCGTACTGAATCGCCGTCCCGATGCGGGCGAACGACTGGTAGTAGTGGCAGAAAATGTGACAGGCGGCGCCAAGGTCCAGATGGAAGATCTGGCATGGCGACAAGGCACGGTGCAGGAACGCCTGACCCACGCGCTGGTGCGTGGCATTAACACCTATGTCGTGGAAGACACCGAGGAAGCGCGCTTACAAGCGACTTATCCGGTCGAGGTGATCGAAGGGGCGCTGATGACCGGCATGAACGTGGTCGGCGACCTGTTCGGCGCGGGCAAAATGTTTTTGCCACAAGTGGTGAAATCCGCGCGCGTGATGAAACAGGCAGTGGCCCATCTGGTGCCCTACATAGAAGCGGAAAAGGCGCGCTCAGGCGACAACAAGCCCAAAGGCAAGATCGTCATCGCCACGGTCAAGGGTGATGTGCATGACATCGGCAAGAACATCGTCACGGTCGTGTTGCAGTGCAACAATTTCGAAGTGGTCAACATGGGCGTGATGGTGCCGTGCCAGAAAATTTTGGACACAGCGCGCGAGCACAACGCCGATATGATCGGCCTGTCCGGATTGATTACGCCCTCGCTGGAAGAGATGGCGTATGTGACCAAGGAGATGCAGCGCCAGGGATTCACCATTCCATTGCTGATCGGCGGCGCGACCACTTCGCGCGTGCATACGGCGGTGAAAATCGAGCCTAACTACACCAGCGGCGTGACCGTTTATGTGACAGATGCGTCGCGTGCGGTGGGGGTGTGCAACAACCTGTTGAGCAGCACTTTACACGACAGTTATGTGGCTGGCATAAAGGCCGACTATGCCAAGACGCGCGAACTGCATGCCAACAAAAAACCTCAAGGTGCACGTTACAAACTGGCAGACGCGCGCGCGCATGGCCTGAAAACAGATTGGGCAAGCTATACGCCACCCAAGCCCAGCTTCATCGGTGTGCGGGCGCTCAGCGACTACTCGCTGGCAGAAATCAGCCCCTACATCGACTGGACCCCATTCTTCCAGACTTGGGAACTGTCCGGGCGGTACCCGAAAATTCTCAATGATAAAGTGATCGGCGAAGCAGCACGCAATTTGTTCCACGATGCACAGGCCATGCTCAAACGCATCATAGATGAGAAGTGGTTAGGCGCAAACGCTGTGTTTGGCCTGTTTCCGGCCAACAGTATCAATAGCGACGACATCGAAATTTACACTGATGAATCGCGCAGCCAGGTGGCAATGACCTGGCACAACCTGCGTCAGCAAATGGTAAAGCCTGAAGACAAGCCCAACCTGAGCCTCGGCGATTTCATCGCACCCAAGGAAAGCGGCGTGGCCGATTATATCGGCGCGTTTGCGGTTACGACCGGCATCGGCATTGATGAACGCGTGGCGGAATTCGAAAGCAAGCATGACGACTACAACAGCATTATGCTGAAAGCCTTGGCCGACCGTCTGGCCGAAGCCTTCGCCGAACTGCTGCATGCCCGTGTTCGACGCGAATTCTGGGGCTATGCCGCCGACGAACAGACCAGCACTGAAGATTTAATCGATGAAAAATATCGCGGCATCCGCCCTGCCCCAGGCTACCCGGCTTGCCCTGACCACACTGAGAAACACGCGCTGTTTGAACTGCTGGACGCACCCAACAAGGCCGGCATTACGCTGACTGAAAGTTTTGCCATGCTGCCGACTGCCGCAGTGAGCGGCTTTTATTTTTCGCATCCGCAATCGCAGTATTTTGCTACGGCAAAAGCAGACAAAGATCAGATAGAAGACTACGCACAACGCAAGGGGTTAAGCCTTGAAGAAACCGAACGCTGGTTAGCGCCCGTGTTAAATTATGATGCATAA